The Rhodococcus sp. X156 genome window below encodes:
- a CDS encoding DEAD/DEAH box helicase: MTGRAPSRRRASTPRTRTAKTVKPVPTAGAGERIWILEVPFRVQLPGVSYVPAWKAHAYVGAELPAALAPYASLPYSYQRFVEDELNGEVGPGAQAHPRLPRPEQCDGAEAIVAAARAGARGFYLADDPGTGKTITAVMAVREIAELRGETSVLVTVDRPTSITIAHWRASIAAVGDGGLRWLLLSPDQLRKLLARNGKPRYRFGICVLDEAHLYRHTDTQRTTAMRRVARYTDAHDTAPFVLALTATPGHHPGEMTYLSPLFAQVHDEPPARWSPLGARMAAAGIPLERSGTRWTWTAQAKESGAVQQAATETVRGWLTEADPPVMLHRSAPWGPAPLDGLPVDLSADERSAYESEWGEYCREMGLARRGRDVARGRAAVLRFRQKAGMLRAPASAEWVHAQVERGYQVAVSVNFVGTAAEPLAELLTDRGLQVARIFGPDADREHERMLFQRGAADVVVFNTSSSISLHANELLADGTRASATPRVGLIHQPSYSGIEARQTLGRTHRDHQVCPWYLGYGVSTVEEQVAAVMLDRLRQSSDSVGADTTALHSIAELLGADWLPDDALS; the protein is encoded by the coding sequence GTGACCGGCCGAGCACCGAGCAGGCGCCGCGCCAGCACCCCCCGCACCCGCACCGCCAAGACGGTCAAGCCGGTGCCCACCGCGGGCGCGGGGGAGCGGATCTGGATCCTCGAGGTGCCCTTCCGGGTGCAGCTGCCCGGCGTCAGCTACGTGCCGGCCTGGAAGGCCCACGCCTACGTGGGCGCCGAGCTGCCCGCCGCGCTGGCGCCCTACGCCTCGCTGCCCTACAGCTACCAGCGCTTCGTGGAGGACGAGCTCAACGGCGAGGTGGGCCCCGGTGCGCAGGCCCACCCGCGGCTGCCGCGGCCCGAGCAGTGCGACGGGGCCGAGGCCATCGTCGCTGCCGCCCGTGCCGGCGCCCGCGGCTTCTACCTGGCCGACGACCCGGGCACCGGCAAGACCATCACCGCGGTCATGGCGGTCCGCGAGATCGCCGAGCTGCGCGGGGAGACCAGCGTGCTGGTGACGGTGGACCGGCCCACCTCCATCACCATCGCGCACTGGCGGGCCTCCATCGCCGCGGTGGGCGACGGCGGGCTGCGCTGGCTGCTGCTCTCGCCGGACCAGCTGCGCAAGCTGTTGGCCCGCAACGGCAAGCCGCGCTACCGCTTCGGCATCTGCGTGCTGGACGAGGCACACCTGTACCGGCACACCGACACCCAGCGCACCACCGCGATGCGTCGCGTCGCCCGCTACACCGACGCCCACGACACCGCGCCGTTCGTGCTCGCCCTCACCGCCACGCCCGGCCACCACCCCGGCGAGATGACGTACCTGTCGCCACTGTTCGCGCAGGTGCACGACGAGCCGCCGGCGCGGTGGTCGCCGCTGGGCGCCCGGATGGCCGCCGCCGGCATCCCGCTGGAGCGCTCCGGCACGCGGTGGACCTGGACGGCGCAGGCCAAGGAGTCCGGGGCGGTGCAGCAGGCGGCCACCGAGACGGTGCGCGGCTGGCTCACCGAGGCCGACCCACCGGTGATGCTGCACCGCTCCGCACCGTGGGGGCCGGCGCCGCTGGACGGCCTGCCGGTGGACCTCTCCGCCGACGAGCGCAGCGCCTACGAGAGCGAGTGGGGCGAGTACTGCCGGGAGATGGGCCTGGCCCGGCGCGGGCGCGACGTGGCTCGCGGGCGGGCGGCGGTGCTGCGCTTCCGGCAGAAGGCCGGCATGCTGCGGGCCCCGGCGAGCGCGGAGTGGGTGCATGCCCAGGTGGAGCGCGGCTACCAGGTGGCGGTGTCGGTGAACTTCGTGGGCACCGCCGCCGAGCCGCTGGCCGAGCTGCTCACCGACCGGGGCCTGCAGGTGGCGCGCATCTTCGGCCCGGACGCCGACCGCGAGCACGAGCGGATGCTGTTCCAGCGCGGTGCCGCCGACGTCGTGGTGTTCAACACCAGCTCCTCGATCAGCCTGCACGCCAACGAGCTGCTGGCCGACGGCACGCGGGCCAGCGCCACCCCACGGGTGGGGCTGATCCACCAGCCGTCGTACTCGGGCATCGAGGCGCGCCAGACCCTGGGGCGCACGCACCGCGACCACCAGGTGTGCCCGTGGTACCTCGGCTACGGGGTGAGCACAGTGGAGGAGCAGGTGGCCGCGGTGATGCTGGACCGGTTGCGCCAGAGCAGCGACAGCGTGGGTGCCGACACCACGGCGCTGCACTCCATCGCCGAGCTGCTGGGCGCGGACTGGTTGCCCGACGACGCCCTGAGCTGA
- a CDS encoding putative protein N(5)-glutamine methyltransferase, whose protein sequence is MAVDLDPEHVSALVAQLRAAGCVFAEDEAQLLARSADTVAELAATVAQRRSGTPLEHVLGWTEFDGLVVAVDPGVFVPRRRTEALAEQAVTAARSLGRPPRVVVDLCCGCAAVGLAVLTGLASGPEPVDGVQLYASDIDAPAVRCAARNLAGTGARVLHGDLFDALPAQLHGEVDVVVANVPFVPTAELALLPTEARDHEPRVALDGGPDGLRVLARTCAAAPSWLAPGGRLLAQTSAAQAPQACALLSAHGLQPAVVHDQELDATVVLGRAPERHERSRPHSDIVEA, encoded by the coding sequence ATGGCCGTCGACCTCGACCCCGAGCACGTCAGTGCGCTCGTCGCGCAGCTGCGTGCGGCGGGCTGCGTGTTCGCCGAGGACGAGGCCCAGCTCCTGGCCCGGTCCGCCGACACCGTGGCTGAGCTGGCCGCGACGGTGGCCCAGCGCAGGTCGGGAACCCCGCTGGAGCACGTGCTGGGCTGGACCGAGTTCGACGGTCTCGTGGTGGCGGTGGACCCCGGGGTGTTCGTCCCGCGCCGGCGCACCGAGGCGCTGGCCGAGCAGGCCGTGACGGCGGCCCGCTCGCTGGGGCGGCCCCCGCGGGTGGTGGTGGACCTGTGCTGCGGGTGCGCCGCGGTGGGGCTGGCGGTGCTCACCGGGCTGGCCAGCGGGCCTGAGCCCGTCGACGGGGTGCAGCTGTACGCCTCCGACATCGACGCGCCCGCGGTGCGCTGCGCCGCCCGCAACCTCGCCGGCACCGGCGCCCGGGTGCTGCACGGCGACCTGTTCGACGCCCTGCCGGCCCAGCTGCACGGGGAGGTGGACGTGGTGGTCGCCAACGTGCCGTTCGTGCCGACGGCCGAGCTGGCGCTGCTGCCCACCGAGGCACGCGACCACGAGCCGCGGGTGGCCCTCGACGGTGGCCCGGACGGGTTGCGGGTGCTGGCCCGCACCTGCGCGGCAGCCCCGTCCTGGCTCGCCCCTGGCGGGCGGCTGCTGGCGCAGACCAGCGCCGCGCAGGCGCCCCAGGCGTGCGCCCTGCTGAGCGCGCACGGCCTGCAGCCGGCGGTGGTGCACGACCAGGAGCTGGACGCCACGGTGGTGCTGGGTCGCGCCCCTGAGCGGCACGAGCGCAGCCGCCCGCACAGTGACATCGTGGAGGCATGA
- a CDS encoding DUF5709 domain-containing protein → MTGPESFRDEGDSEYSLDPEDQLPQEDTLLYRGVDDALDEGYSPPEYPRPEMRPDSSPTYERDGSATMDELLAEEVPDPAAEIDEPLDRNDQWRSDVAERASEFPRDEEVGSPRSGRLVAPDEGVGPDLDAELFAEDVGIDGSAASAEEAAVHVIDEDATD, encoded by the coding sequence ATGACCGGACCTGAGAGCTTCAGAGATGAAGGGGACAGCGAGTACAGCCTGGACCCCGAGGACCAGCTGCCCCAGGAGGACACCCTGCTCTACCGGGGCGTGGACGACGCCCTAGACGAGGGCTACTCGCCACCGGAGTACCCGCGCCCGGAGATGCGCCCGGACAGCTCGCCCACCTACGAGCGGGACGGCAGCGCCACCATGGACGAGCTGCTGGCGGAGGAGGTCCCCGACCCCGCGGCCGAGATCGACGAGCCGCTGGACCGCAACGACCAGTGGCGCTCCGACGTCGCCGAGCGGGCCAGCGAGTTCCCGCGGGACGAGGAGGTCGGCAGCCCGCGCTCCGGGCGGCTGGTCGCCCCGGACGAGGGCGTGGGCCCGGACCTCGACGCCGAGCTCTTCGCCGAGGACGTCGGCATCGACGGCAGTGCCGCCTCGGCCGAGGAGGCGGCGGTGCACGTGATCGACGAGGACGCGACGGACTAG
- a CDS encoding alpha/beta hydrolase, whose amino-acid sequence MSGYVTVNGVNTWYAEHGSGEPLVLLHGGMSDQLNFIANVDALAEHFHVYVPERRGHGHTPDVPGPITYELMAQDTVAFLDEVVGGPCRLMGHSDGATIGLLVALRRPDLVQRLVSVSGSIHHSGSVEGWLEAEALASVVADSYAAVSPDGREHLAVVAAKLGRMWAEEPTMSPEVLRDVAARTLVMAGDDDGIALEHTVAMFRAIPDAELAVVPGTSHTLLLEKPDLCNRMVLDFLLHDATPTLVPLRRAGRR is encoded by the coding sequence ATGTCCGGCTACGTCACCGTGAACGGGGTCAACACCTGGTACGCCGAGCACGGGTCCGGCGAGCCGCTGGTGCTGCTGCACGGCGGGATGAGCGACCAGCTCAACTTCATCGCCAACGTCGACGCGCTGGCCGAGCACTTCCACGTCTACGTCCCGGAGCGCCGCGGCCACGGGCACACCCCCGACGTCCCCGGCCCCATCACCTACGAGCTGATGGCCCAGGACACCGTCGCCTTCCTCGACGAGGTGGTGGGTGGTCCGTGCCGGCTGATGGGCCACAGCGACGGGGCGACCATCGGGCTGCTGGTGGCCCTGCGCCGACCGGACCTGGTGCAGCGGCTGGTCAGCGTGAGCGGCAGCATCCACCACAGCGGCAGCGTGGAGGGCTGGCTGGAGGCGGAGGCGCTGGCGTCGGTGGTGGCCGACTCCTACGCCGCGGTGTCCCCCGACGGTCGCGAGCACCTCGCCGTGGTCGCCGCCAAGCTGGGCCGCATGTGGGCGGAGGAGCCGACCATGTCCCCGGAGGTGTTGCGCGACGTCGCCGCCCGCACCCTGGTGATGGCCGGCGACGACGACGGCATCGCGCTGGAGCACACCGTGGCCATGTTCCGCGCCATCCCGGACGCCGAGCTGGCGGTGGTCCCCGGCACGTCGCACACGCTGCTGCTGGAGAAGCCGGACCTGTGCAACCGCATGGTGCTCGACTTCCTGCTCCACGACGCCACCCCCACCCTGGTGCCGCTGCGGCGCGCGGGCCGGCGCTGA
- a CDS encoding alpha/beta fold hydrolase: MPRDTSTRTLPDPPPLRVVQDPPPVPGGEVQLRHRTIHGYRRAFRTAGSGPPLLLIHGIGDSSSTWTHVIDELAQSFTVIAPDLLGHGRSDKPRADYSVAAYANGMRDLLTVLGIERVTLVGHSLGGGVALQFAYQFPHMVERLVVVAPGGVTKEVNPALRLAALPVANQALRLLRLPGSLTVVGLLGRVSELLYRGPLRGATVFHDVPDLVRVLSDLPDPTAREAFLRTLRAVVDWRGQVVTILDRVHLTSQLPVQIIWGAVDTVVPVSHAYLAHAAMPGSRLDVFPRSGHFPFRDDPEGFLRVVREFLAETEPMVFDPQVWRETLIAGVAPALGESSPAMRRAVLGTIGADDRSAT, encoded by the coding sequence ATGCCCCGCGACACGAGCACGCGCACGCTGCCGGACCCGCCACCCCTGCGCGTGGTGCAGGACCCGCCGCCGGTGCCGGGGGGCGAGGTGCAGCTGAGGCACCGCACCATCCACGGCTACCGGCGGGCGTTCCGGACGGCGGGCAGTGGTCCGCCGCTGCTGCTCATCCACGGCATCGGGGACAGCTCCAGCACCTGGACCCACGTCATCGACGAGCTGGCCCAGAGCTTCACCGTCATCGCGCCCGACCTGCTGGGCCACGGCCGCTCGGACAAGCCGCGCGCGGACTACTCGGTGGCCGCCTACGCCAACGGGATGCGCGACCTGCTCACCGTGCTGGGCATCGAGCGGGTCACCCTGGTGGGCCACTCCCTGGGCGGCGGCGTGGCCCTGCAGTTCGCCTACCAGTTCCCGCACATGGTGGAGCGGCTCGTCGTGGTGGCCCCCGGCGGGGTGACCAAGGAGGTCAACCCCGCGCTGCGCCTGGCTGCCCTGCCGGTGGCCAACCAGGCGCTGCGCCTGCTGCGGCTGCCCGGTTCCCTCACCGTGGTGGGCCTGCTCGGCCGGGTGTCCGAGCTGCTCTACCGGGGCCCGCTGAGGGGGGCCACGGTCTTCCACGACGTCCCCGACCTGGTGCGCGTGCTCAGCGACCTGCCCGACCCCACCGCGCGCGAGGCGTTCCTGCGCACGCTGCGGGCGGTGGTGGACTGGCGCGGGCAGGTGGTCACCATCCTCGACCGCGTGCACCTGACCTCCCAGCTGCCGGTGCAGATCATCTGGGGCGCGGTGGACACCGTGGTCCCGGTCAGCCACGCCTACCTGGCCCACGCCGCCATGCCCGGCTCGCGGCTGGACGTCTTCCCCCGCAGCGGTCACTTCCCCTTCCGCGACGACCCCGAGGGATTCCTGCGGGTGGTGCGGGAGTTCCTCGCCGAGACGGAGCCGATGGTGTTCGACCCGCAGGTGTGGCGGGAGACGCTCATCGCCGGCGTCGCCCCTGCCCTCGGGGAGAGCAGCCCCGCCATGCGCCGGGCGGTGCTGGGCACCATCGGCGCCGACGACCGGAGCGCCACGTGA
- a CDS encoding acyl-ACP thioesterase domain-containing protein, with protein sequence MRTLEPTEFTAVPTEGRVFTQQRRVRANDVDPQRRLRLDGMARYLQDIAFDDLNDAGFGEKHAYWVLRRCVVRVLRPAQFDEDVRLHSWCSGYASRWCTKRVQIEGDDGALIETEGFWVNVSAETGMPTPLSQDFFSMFHLPAADRELRWRRMLTPPRAPEGEHLRGTPFPLRVTDFDWFSHVNNAAYWFAVEEHLDAEHRGLLDGPHEAVLEYNTPITRGEQVEVMTTTDADAVHLWFLVAGRVRAAARIRPLGPDAL encoded by the coding sequence ATGAGAACGCTCGAACCCACTGAGTTCACCGCGGTCCCCACCGAGGGCCGGGTGTTCACCCAGCAGCGCCGGGTCCGTGCCAACGACGTGGACCCACAACGGCGGCTGCGCCTGGACGGGATGGCGCGCTACCTCCAGGACATCGCCTTCGACGACCTCAACGACGCCGGGTTCGGCGAGAAGCACGCCTACTGGGTGCTGCGTCGCTGCGTCGTCCGGGTGCTGCGTCCGGCCCAGTTCGACGAGGACGTCCGGCTGCACTCGTGGTGCTCGGGCTACGCCAGCCGGTGGTGCACCAAGCGGGTGCAGATCGAGGGCGACGACGGAGCGCTGATCGAGACCGAGGGCTTCTGGGTGAACGTCAGCGCCGAGACCGGGATGCCCACCCCGCTCTCCCAGGACTTCTTCTCGATGTTCCACCTGCCCGCGGCCGACCGGGAGCTGCGCTGGCGGCGGATGCTCACCCCGCCCCGGGCGCCCGAGGGCGAGCACCTGCGGGGCACGCCGTTCCCGCTGCGGGTGACCGACTTCGACTGGTTCTCCCACGTGAACAACGCCGCCTACTGGTTTGCCGTGGAGGAGCACCTGGACGCCGAGCACCGCGGCCTGCTGGACGGCCCGCACGAGGCGGTGCTGGAGTACAACACCCCGATCACCCGCGGTGAGCAGGTCGAGGTGATGACCACGACCGACGCTGACGCCGTGCACCTGTGGTTCCTGGTGGCCGGCCGTGTGCGCGCCGCTGCCCGCATCCGCCCGCTCGGCCCGGACGCGCTCTGA
- a CDS encoding DUF167 domain-containing protein has product MRVAIRVRPGASRTEVGGSHDGALVVRVAARAVDGKATEAALRAVAEAFGVRRRAVELVSGPTSRTKVIEVTGGTQGRLDHLLSG; this is encoded by the coding sequence GTGCGGGTCGCCATCCGGGTGCGCCCGGGCGCCAGTCGGACCGAGGTCGGTGGGTCTCACGACGGCGCCCTGGTGGTCCGGGTGGCGGCTCGCGCGGTGGACGGCAAGGCCACCGAGGCGGCGCTGCGAGCGGTGGCCGAGGCGTTCGGCGTGCGCCGCCGCGCGGTCGAGCTGGTCAGCGGGCCCACCAGCCGCACCAAGGTGATTGAGGTCACGGGCGGCACGCAGGGCAGGCTCGACCACCTGTTGTCCGGCTGA
- a CDS encoding DUF3618 domain-containing protein — MARDTENIEREIERARDQLARTVDELTVRASPKRMIDNVKHTVLAKLEEPAVRNALIGVGAVVGVLVLRKIFR; from the coding sequence GTGGCACGGGACACCGAGAACATCGAGCGTGAGATCGAGCGCGCCAGGGACCAGCTGGCCCGGACCGTGGACGAGCTGACCGTGCGGGCCAGCCCCAAGCGCATGATCGACAACGTCAAGCACACCGTGCTGGCCAAGCTCGAGGAGCCCGCCGTGCGCAACGCCCTGATCGGCGTTGGGGCCGTGGTGGGCGTGCTGGTCCTGCGCAAGATCTTCCGCTGA
- the bcp gene encoding thioredoxin-dependent thiol peroxidase: protein MTDTTRLAPGDDAPDFTLPDADGNPVSLADYRGRSVIVYFYPAAMTPGCTKQACDFSTNLNELEGAGLAVLGISPDAPAKLAKFRETEGVTFPLLSDADKSVMQAWGAFGEKKLYGKVVNGVIRSTFVVDAEGKISVAQYNVKATGHVAKLMRELDVAQAAG, encoded by the coding sequence GTGACTGACACGACTCGGCTCGCCCCCGGCGACGACGCACCCGACTTCACCCTGCCCGACGCCGACGGCAACCCCGTCTCGCTGGCGGACTACCGGGGCCGCTCCGTCATCGTCTACTTCTACCCCGCGGCCATGACCCCGGGCTGCACCAAGCAGGCGTGCGACTTCAGCACCAACCTCAACGAGCTGGAGGGCGCGGGGCTGGCGGTGCTGGGCATCTCCCCCGACGCCCCGGCGAAGCTGGCCAAGTTCCGGGAGACGGAGGGGGTCACCTTCCCGCTGCTGTCCGACGCCGACAAGTCGGTGATGCAGGCGTGGGGCGCCTTCGGGGAGAAGAAGCTCTACGGCAAGGTCGTCAACGGAGTCATCCGCTCGACGTTCGTCGTCGACGCCGAGGGCAAGATCAGCGTGGCCCAGTACAACGTCAAGGCCACCGGTCACGTCGCCAAGCTGATGCGCGAGCTGGACGTCGCCCAGGCCGCCGGCTAG
- a CDS encoding DUF3817 domain-containing protein, producing the protein MTTAKSASTPAHEVSPRVGPALTRYRVLAYVTGVLLVGLVVAMIFKYTVGDAGVTSIIAIAHGWIYVVYLLLALDLAVKARFRPGSAVLVLLAGTIPLMSFVAENKVTNKIRRGERL; encoded by the coding sequence ATGACCACCGCCAAGTCCGCGAGCACCCCGGCCCACGAGGTGAGCCCGCGGGTGGGACCGGCGCTGACGCGCTACCGCGTGCTCGCCTACGTCACCGGTGTGCTGCTCGTCGGGCTGGTGGTCGCGATGATCTTCAAGTACACGGTGGGTGACGCGGGAGTCACCTCCATCATCGCCATCGCCCACGGGTGGATCTACGTCGTGTACCTGCTGCTGGCCCTGGACCTCGCGGTCAAGGCGCGCTTCCGTCCCGGCTCCGCGGTGCTGGTGCTGCTCGCGGGGACCATCCCCCTGATGTCCTTCGTCGCCGAGAACAAGGTCACCAACAAGATTCGTCGGGGCGAGCGCCTCTAG
- a CDS encoding HNH endonuclease signature motif containing protein produces the protein MSSNGVAAVLPDEVASLLAEAAAVMARLQQLPLAGLSDAGVLAVCREVERVHRMKPTVDHRLIVEMECRSLATVFLARGTAGLLSEVLHLDIQEARARVRAALVRGPRTSFTGEDLGPAHPACAAAEAAGEISPRHADIVAKTMHDLPASLDAETTAMAEQTLAGQACALRPSELAKAAERLVAYLDPDGRETSEVDRARRRGFTIGRQRPDGMSRISGELDPMTRALVDAAFSAAARPVSEEGTPDPRSAAQRNHDALATLCRDALASGELPNNRGLPATVVVTMGLADLERRAGTASTASGGTVPVRDVLRMAAEAKWLPCVLDSTGQVLHLGTGQRLASPAQRLALYARDRGCTRPGCEMPAQWTQVHHLHEWQHGGPTDLHNLALVCPFDHRLITHEGFTVRMGTGGRVEWIAPRHLDPDQRPRTNPIHHPPDLSDSDPPARCREVA, from the coding sequence ATGAGTTCGAACGGTGTCGCGGCGGTCCTCCCCGACGAGGTTGCCTCCTTGCTGGCCGAGGCGGCTGCGGTCATGGCTCGACTGCAGCAGCTGCCCCTGGCCGGGCTGTCCGATGCTGGGGTGTTGGCGGTGTGCCGTGAGGTGGAGCGGGTGCACCGGATGAAGCCGACGGTGGATCATCGGTTGATTGTGGAGATGGAATGCCGTTCCCTGGCCACGGTGTTCCTGGCCCGGGGCACGGCGGGGTTGTTGTCCGAAGTGCTGCACCTGGACATCCAGGAGGCCCGTGCTCGGGTGCGAGCCGCCTTGGTGCGGGGCCCTCGGACGTCCTTCACCGGGGAGGACCTCGGGCCGGCCCATCCTGCGTGCGCGGCCGCTGAAGCCGCTGGTGAGATCTCGCCGCGGCACGCCGACATTGTCGCCAAGACGATGCACGACCTGCCGGCCTCGCTGGACGCCGAAACGACCGCCATGGCCGAGCAGACGCTGGCTGGGCAGGCCTGCGCGCTGCGACCGTCGGAGCTGGCCAAGGCCGCGGAACGACTGGTGGCCTACCTCGATCCCGACGGCCGGGAAACCTCCGAGGTGGATCGCGCCCGGCGGCGGGGCTTCACCATCGGTCGGCAACGCCCGGACGGGATGAGCCGCATCAGCGGTGAGCTCGACCCCATGACCCGCGCCCTGGTGGACGCCGCCTTCTCCGCCGCCGCCCGGCCGGTGTCGGAAGAGGGGACGCCGGATCCGCGCAGTGCCGCCCAGCGCAACCACGACGCCCTCGCCACGTTGTGTCGCGACGCCCTCGCCTCCGGTGAGCTCCCGAACAACCGTGGTCTGCCGGCGACGGTGGTGGTGACGATGGGGCTGGCGGACCTGGAGCGCCGCGCCGGGACAGCGTCTACCGCCTCAGGCGGGACGGTGCCGGTGCGCGACGTGCTCCGCATGGCGGCTGAGGCGAAGTGGCTGCCCTGCGTGCTCGACTCCACCGGGCAAGTCCTGCACCTCGGCACCGGGCAACGCCTGGCCTCACCGGCACAACGACTAGCCCTGTACGCCCGAGACCGCGGCTGCACCAGACCCGGCTGCGAGATGCCCGCCCAGTGGACACAGGTCCACCACCTGCACGAGTGGCAACACGGCGGACCCACCGACCTCCACAACCTCGCGCTCGTCTGCCCGTTCGACCACCGCCTCATCACCCACGAAGGCTTCACCGTCCGCATGGGCACCGGCGGCCGGGTGGAGTGGATCGCACCCCGACACCTCGACCCCGACCAACGACCACGCACCAACCCGATCCACCACCCACCCGACCTCAGCGACTCCGACCCTCCAGCCCGCTGCCGGGAGGTGGCGTAG
- the rph gene encoding ribonuclease PH produces MSTRADGREDDQLRDVRITRGFTDHPAGSVLVEFGSTRVMCTASVTEGVPRWRKGSGLGWVTAEYAMLPAATHTRSDRESVKGKVGGRTQEISRLVGRSLRACIDLAAIGENTIAIDCDVLQADGGTRTAAITGAYVALSDAVTWLRAKGALSDPQPLSCAIAAVSVGVVDGRVRLDLPYEEDSRAEVDMNVVLTDAETFVEIQGTGEGATFARSTMDAMLDLAVRGCAQLSAIQAEALAAPYPGVLPAPPAPTGKKRG; encoded by the coding sequence GTGTCCACACGAGCAGACGGCAGAGAAGACGACCAGCTCCGCGACGTGCGCATCACCCGCGGATTCACCGACCACCCCGCCGGCTCCGTGCTGGTGGAGTTCGGCAGCACCCGGGTGATGTGCACCGCCAGCGTCACCGAGGGCGTGCCCCGCTGGCGCAAGGGATCGGGCCTGGGGTGGGTGACGGCGGAGTACGCGATGCTGCCGGCGGCCACGCACACCCGCAGCGACCGCGAGTCGGTCAAGGGCAAGGTGGGGGGCCGCACGCAGGAGATCAGCCGGTTGGTGGGCCGCTCGCTGCGCGCGTGCATCGACCTGGCGGCGATCGGGGAGAACACCATCGCTATCGACTGCGACGTGCTGCAGGCCGACGGCGGCACCCGCACGGCGGCCATCACCGGCGCGTACGTCGCGCTGAGCGACGCGGTGACCTGGCTGCGGGCCAAGGGCGCGCTGTCCGACCCGCAGCCGCTGTCGTGCGCCATCGCCGCGGTGAGCGTGGGTGTGGTGGACGGCCGGGTGCGCCTCGATCTGCCGTACGAGGAGGACTCCCGCGCGGAGGTGGACATGAACGTCGTGCTCACCGACGCGGAGACCTTCGTGGAGATCCAGGGCACCGGTGAGGGCGCGACCTTTGCCCGCTCCACCATGGACGCGATGCTGGACCTGGCGGTGCGCGGGTGCGCGCAGCTGTCGGCCATCCAGGCGGAGGCGCTGGCGGCGCCGTACCCGGGCGTGCTGCCCGCGCCGCCCGCGCCGACCGGCAAGAAGCGGGGCTGA
- a CDS encoding MBL fold metallo-hydrolase, with protein sequence MRLTVVGCSGSVAGPDSPASSYLVTAEGAPPLVIDLGGGALGALQRYVDPASVTVLLSHLHADHCLDVAGLLVWRRYHPSPVPGRTTLYGPTDTAQRLAAASCAGTAEVEDISDVMELTHWRSGEAVRFGSVTVLPQLVEHPCEAFGLRVTDPSGVTLVYTGDTGPCAEVEELAQGADVLLAEASWTDSPSRPVGVHLSGTQAGQLAQKAGVGRLLLTHIPPWTSREDVVAEARAEFDGEVHAVSAGEEHDIVHGARAGSSVPARP encoded by the coding sequence ATGCGGCTCACCGTCGTCGGATGCTCCGGCAGTGTGGCAGGACCCGACTCCCCAGCCTCGAGCTACTTGGTGACCGCTGAGGGCGCACCACCACTGGTGATCGACCTCGGCGGCGGTGCTCTCGGGGCGCTGCAGCGCTACGTGGACCCTGCGTCGGTCACCGTGCTGCTCAGCCACCTGCACGCCGACCACTGCCTGGACGTCGCCGGGCTGCTGGTGTGGCGGCGCTACCACCCGAGCCCGGTGCCGGGTCGCACCACGCTGTACGGGCCGACGGACACCGCACAGCGGCTGGCCGCGGCCTCGTGCGCGGGGACGGCGGAGGTGGAGGACATCTCCGACGTGATGGAGCTGACCCACTGGCGCAGCGGCGAGGCGGTGCGGTTCGGCTCCGTCACGGTGCTGCCGCAGCTGGTGGAGCACCCCTGCGAGGCGTTCGGGCTGCGCGTCACCGACCCGTCGGGCGTGACGCTGGTCTACACCGGCGACACCGGTCCGTGCGCGGAGGTGGAGGAGCTGGCCCAGGGCGCGGACGTGCTGCTGGCCGAGGCGTCGTGGACCGACTCCCCGAGCCGGCCGGTGGGGGTGCACCTGTCGGGCACCCAGGCCGGCCAGCTGGCGCAGAAGGCGGGGGTGGGCAGGCTGCTGCTCACCCACATCCCGCCGTGGACCTCCCGCGAGGACGTGGTGGCCGAGGCCCGCGCTGAGTTCGACGGCGAGGTGCACGCTGTCAGCGCGGGCGAGGAGCACGACATCGTGCACGGCGCCCGGGCCGGCTCGTCGGTGCCCGCGCGCCCCTGA